The following DNA comes from Lynx canadensis isolate LIC74 chromosome C2, mLynCan4.pri.v2, whole genome shotgun sequence.
ttttttctccttgctgctttcatgattgtttcctgagtattttgtgaatttgactatgatatgccttgttgatggtttttgttgaatataataggggtcctctgtgcttcctggattttgatgtttctgtctttccccaggttaggaaagttttccactatgatttgcacACATAATGCTACtaaccctttttctttcttttcatcttctggtacccctatgattctgatatttttcctttttaatgagtcactgatttctctaattcttaaattacgttcttttgccttagtctccctctttttttctgcttcactattctccataagtttgccCTCTATATTGCTGACTCACTGTTCTGCCTCATtcatccttgccaccgtggcatccatTCTAGATTGcaactcagttatagcattttttatttcatcctgactagcttttacttcttttatctccacagaaagggattctaatctattttcaaccccagctactattctttttattgtgattctaaattctggttcagacgtcttgcttgtatctgtattgattaagtcctttgctgtcatttcttcctgttctttctttaggggtgtttctttcatttcatcattttgaaggaagaaaaggaattaataaagtaaaaaaaattaaaaacaaatcacacaaaaaataaaataaatgatgctagatcctgggtgtttttggtctggttgttgaaaggagcttcatagattagaaaaaagggaactataagaaaaggaaaaaaaaaggaaacgtttgaaaatttgaaaaaatgaatacaatgaaatagaataaaatgaaatgattgaaataaaatagaatttgaaaaatttacagaaaagtaaaaaatatagtagaaaaaaattaaagaaaaatattttaataaaaattgaaaataaaaatactttttttctctttctgtattgaagaataagaaaagaaaaagaaattgaatagatggacctgtgAACAGAccgaaatacgattgaaattacattggtttcccctagaagtcaactaagaagcactttatagtccgtaaactaagcaggtggagagacttgtggtatTCCtaaagagcaaggttggcccagttagGTGGGGCTTAGTATAAcatctctgttctccactagatggcgctgcttagctgactggggtggattgttgtggcgcttgtaggtgtgtatgtgcatgcgtgggagCAGTGAAAACTGCGTCACCCAGCtatccagtctctagtattggaactttGTTCTCCCTGATCAGTAATCACACACCCATCccttgtctctggcttctgtccactccccactcctACACTGTCCATAACCaaccccaggcagcacctccctcctgaattttatcttaGATTCACCTGTTTTTcctgaccccttacttctgagggactgtggctttgacctgctctACCCCTCTgtaggagggtctcactgagcaatggccaggtgcctgctgcacccaggaatgttcacGGGACCATGCcactgctgatgcccagagactgtggctgggtgtcagcctgccccagaaaaggTGAACACAGTTGTGTTCAGGGATTATGGAAcatcgcaacacacatctggcaccaggcttcacccttaatgaccagcaaatgtggttgttttcCTGGGTCCCCTGGGGTCTTTGcctgtggtgggggcggggggggtggcacacacagcctctaccagatgtcttcccagcaagggaactgcctctccctgtgtggcctaaagacccccagacttcactctactcctggggattcgcccctcccaccagagcactgccaagTATGGAGCTGTGAAGTTCCAGATTCTGCATTCCCCCTGTTTACAGAGTCTTAATGGAAgttaaactctctcctttctccctttttagttcagtccctggggttgtttccacttttctactttctctccagctgcttttggggggtgTTTTTCCCCatatttccccctctccccctgtctccatcctctctgtacaagcaaaaacagctccctgccctccctggcttttctctcccctagTTTACCTATCTGCCCCATGTACCTGCtgtgttctgtggttcaggttgtgcagattgttgtgttaatcctcaaatcagttttatAGGcatgcaagatggtttagtgttgatctggctgcatctCAGGGActagagacacacaaaaaaacttccatgctgttctgccatcttggccacTCCTCCACTCCAACAAACTTCTTATATGCACATCTCCATCTCAGAGAGATGTAAATTGCTATTCTATATTCCATAATACATAACatgatttattctttaaaaaaataaagaactggggcgcctgggtggcacagtcggttaagcgtccgacttcagccaggtcacgatcttgcggtccgggagttcgagccccgcgtcaggctctgggctgatggctcagagcctggagcctgtttccgattctgtgtctccctctctctctgcccctcccccgttcgtgctctgtctctctctgtcccaaaaataaataaacgttgaaaaaaaaattttaaaaaataaaaaataaagaatcttaattatactaaaaaattaaagtagatcTTAATCTGTTATAGCCAACTTGTTATAATTCATCGTTAACTGTTCTACAAAATGTATATGTGACTATATGTGTGTTCCTTCtcattccattttttcccattcttggAGTCTTCTTCTAGATcaaacttcattattttaaatatacacgACTACAATTAGTTTGCTTCTAGCCTCTCTCCCCCCAGACTAACCTACATGTATCTCCAAGGTCATTTTTCTGAATAgcaattcatattttattctcCTGCCaggaaatttttaatatttcaaacattCTACATAGGATCAGATATAATGTCCTCCATTAACTAGACAAGATGAATAAAGGTGACTGTTCTATACATTTAGACACTTAAACTtgatgttatgtttatttattatggttTGGAACAATAGCCTGACACAATTCAGTGAGAGTAATAACAATTGGTAATGAAAGTTACTATTGGATTTTCTCCTGATTTACTCTGGTAATTGTGGAATTTTCAGTAAGATAATGCCAGACAACtttgaaattacatttatatatcttttagcAAACACAGTCTAATGATTTAGAGAttagtatttcatataaatacaactttctctttgtccctttccTATAAAACAGTTTAATGAATTAAAATCAGTTTTCCATAGAAGATGAAGTTTATTTAACAATATTATAattcttcatacattttttaagacCATTTATCACTTCCTTATTTCTTAAGctataaataaaaggatttaatAAAGGAATTACAATTGTATAAAAAATTGCCACTGGTATGTCTTTATCCCCTTCTTCAAATGGTCTAAAATACATGAGAAGACAAATGTAGAATATTGAGACAGATAGAAAGTGGGATGCACAGGTAGAAAAGGCTTTACCTCGCCCCTCTTttgatgtcattttaaaaattgtgaaaaggATGCAAATATAAGAGAACAAGACAGTGGCAATGGTGAAGATTTGAATTGGCATTGAAAAAATATAGATCATTAGTTCGTTGATATAAGGGTCAGTACAGGAGAGTCTATAGAGTGGAAGAATATCACAAAAAAAGTGGTCAATTTGATTAGACCTGCAGAAAGTTAACCTTAATAGAAGCCCTACATGGATCATGGAATGCAGGTTACTAGCTATGAAGGTCCCTATTGTCATCTGAATACAGAGTTTCTTTGACATCATGGTATGGTACTGTAGTGGGCTGCAAATGGCCACATAGCGATCATAAGCCATTGTTGCCAGAAGAAAGCAATTTGCAGTTTCAgcaaggcagagaaaataaaattgtgccaTGCATTCATAAAGGGAAATCATTTTTCCCTCAGAAAAGAAGTTCTCTAACATCTTGGGGATGATGGCACAGGAACAACAGGAATCCATTAGAGCCAAGTTGCCCAGAAAGATGTACATTGGTGTGTGAAGACGATGCTCCATAGAAATCAATGCCACCAGGCCAAGATTTCCCACCATGGTGATTAGATAGATGGCAAAGAACACCAAAAACAGGAGAATCTTCAGCACTGGATGATCTGTAAATCCTATGAGGATAAACTCAGTTGTCAAAGAGTTATTTTCGTTAGCCATTCCTGGCTTTTCAGCTGAGATAGAAGttgtaaagaaatgaaattctaaatTAGATGTGTTTATTCTTCCCTCTAATTTCCCcatatacaaaaagaaagaagctattttattttattttattttattttatcttattttattattttttattctcaagttagttaacatacagtatagtcttggcttcaggaatagaacccagtgatttatctcttacgtatgacacccagtgctcatcccaaaaagtacactcgttaatgcccatcacccatttcccccatccccctacctccatcaaccctcagttttttctctgtatttaactctctgatggtttgccttcctctctgcttttatcttatttttccttcccttcccctatgttcatctgttaagtttctcagattccacatatgagtgtaatTATATAGTATCTGtcaaattaacaactcaggaaacaacagatgttggcgaggatgtgggagaaaggggagaacctattacactgttggtgggaatgcaaactggtgcagccactctggaaaacagtgtggaggttcctcaaaaaattaaaaatagaattaccctatgacacagcaattacactactaggaatttatccgaaggatacaaaaatgctgatttttttttcaacgtttatttatttttgagacagagagagacagagcatgaacgggggaggggcagagagagagggagacacagagtcggaaacaggctccaggctctgagccatcagcccagagcccgacgcggggctcgaactcccggaccgcaagatcgtgacctggctgaagtcggacgctcaaccgactgcgccacccaggcgcccccaaaaatgctgatttgaaggggtacatgcaccctaatgtttatagcagcactgtcaacaatggccaaattatggaaagagaccaaatgcccatcaagtgatgaatggattaagaagatgtggtacacatatataaaatggaaagaagctCTTTTTAAATCATCCTATACTGTTTCCTACAAACTAGCACATGCACACTAGGTTAAGTCTGTGAGAAAAAAAGTATCACAGATTGTGTACACAGGGATCATCTAAAAATGTCCAGTGTGAACTCTCAGGACagaaaggctttttctgcataaATTATCCAATGATAATGTACAAATTCCTAGACAGTATATATAATTTGGCATTTCTAAAATTAGAAGACATTTTCTAATGGTATCTTTTtctccaaggaaagaaaaaataaacatattttagatACTATGGAATTGATATGATGTTGGAAATAAATtactttagatattttaaatgtctaaatgtattatttttaaaacctcacaGACTCACAGtggattttaaaaatggcttcttggagcacctaggtggttcagtcagtttgaTTTCTGACGGTTTGATTTCAGTTCTGAcgtttgatttcagttcagatcatgatctcactgtcatgagttcaagcccatgtcactCTCCACgctgagtctccctctctttctgcccttcccctgcctgctcatgtgcactcactctctctctaaaaaaataaatacaaacttaaaaatggtttctcTAGCTTAGTATTTCTTCACAGATGAGCTTACCAAGAGACATTTTAAGGCAATACCTATTCATCCTTTAAGACTGGGTAAGAATAtaggacatttaaaatttttcttcacaaGTTAATTTTGAtactgtttttatgtttgtttcaacGTGTTCTACATTCTATTCCTATATTGGCATGACACATTCCTCCAagaagttactattttttaattatccaTTTATCCTAGTACTGTCTagttttaagtgttttacatgCATGTCTAACATTATGAGATTTGGTTATCAAGTTTCCATTCACAATGTTTATATTCCTTATGATAAATACCTATCTTTTATCCTTTTATACTTCTGTAAGAActaatgttgttgtttttgtgaATTCTGTgaagattttacatttattatatgatTATTTGTGTTTATAAACTCATGATTTAATCCACTATAGATTTATTAAAATTCAATGATCACTAAATTTATACTTATTATAGTTTAGCAACCATGATATTATCagaaacatgcattttaaataatgctaaaattatttttcttttcttccaaagatGGCTGAAAGTCTTTGTCCTCATCATTTTTCAGATAGATAATTTTGGAGAACAGCCTGTAGGTTTTTCAaagtatattgttttaaaaacatatatacttgGTTAgcctttttttctagttcttatcCTTTGCTACACTAAATTTACTatactatttttctatttgctCACTTGGTATGGTAAGGTTTTCTGGAATTTTATCACTAAGGAGTTataatcaaatgaataaaataagttgCCTTTTATGTTTTAGGTCTATAACACTGCAAAAAAATTTCACAATTATAGTGTTTTGGAAAAACTTAGTAAAAATATTCAAAGGCagctttttatcattattttagcaACATCTACTGGTAAATCACTACATGGAATCTGGTTTAGTTTTTGATAATCACTATTTTATAGAGAAGATACTGAATTAGAGTAataatgaaaattcattttatctccctagtttaaaatgtaaattatgctACTGAATTAGAAATCAATTTTATTCTATCTCCCAGAATTATATTACAGAGTCATTTATAGCCTTACCTGTATATTTATTGGTAACACAATGATACTTTAGAAGTCAGGATAGGTCATAAGGGTCCACTGTACTGTGTCTTATTATGGCTTTCCATAGTATCTTCAAttaagagacaaaccaaaaaattaTTAAGTAGATAAACATGCATCACAAATTAAAATGCTGACATATTTTAGGGAAATGcatatttctgcattttaatattttaaatacattagaaATCAGTTCTCATATTTTGAGTTCACTGACAAACATTTTATAGTAGCCGATTGGCCATGTGATATTTGttattagagaaattaagaataaaaacctTGCTCTTTAAAACATTTGGGAATAGATTACAAAGATATGTGACACTCTACCAGTAGGTTGGTGACAATAATTATGTTAGCCTTAGGGCAAAGTTAAAGTTTTACATTGGTTCTAAAGGGATTTCCTTGGCATTAGCATCAGGTTATTTCTGCAAAGACTCTTAACCTGAGAGACATGGTTCCCAAAACACAGATAAACCAAAAGGCATCAATTAAAGATGGATATCCTTTGGGATTCTGCAGTTAAATGAAATGGACATCACTCAAGTCAGCCTAAGTGTAATGTAGATTTTTCATAGGATCTCCTTCTCTCAAATCTTCTTTACTTGAAAACCGtagtgaagagaaaagaaattcatgCTGATCACATAATAGACAAAGTAGGAGTTAAACCAAGATTGGGAGAGAGATTTGGATTTGTGGAAAAGAGGCAAAAATGTGATGTGATCAACCAAGGTTTCAATCTTCTTCATTCCCTTTGATGAATCTGACCAAATGCTGTAGATTCATTCTCTGAAACAACTCAGACATTGTGTTGTTTCATTTCACTTATGCAACgtaagagaactttttttttttttcagagagagaaagagagagtgtgagtcggggagtggagagagagagggagggagagaatcttaagcaggctctactgcatggagcctaatgtggggctccatctcaagacaGTCAGATCATGAattgagtcgaaatcaagagtcgaacatttaaccaactgagccacccaggcaccccacataagAGAACTTTTTGACTGGTTTTCCATATCCATCTTTTTCTATTGTGCATATGCTCTTATGGACTGGAAATGTTTTTAGCTGTTCATTACTCTCTAAACCAAATCTTTGTCTTTTGTCTCAGTCTTCCAAGGACTCCATAGACTGGGTTTATATCACCTATGACTTTATTTTCTACCATACACCTCTAAGACTCTTATCTTCAGAGACATACTTATGAATTTTCTATTCATTGATGCACTGGAGCTACATCCTGACTTAGAATATTTACTCAGAATTGACTTCTTTGCTAAAATGCCCTCTTTGACCTCCTACTCTGTCCAAGTCTTATTCAGTCTTTATAGGAGTTCTGATTCTCTGCATGAAGACATCTTCAATTTTCTGATCTGCAAAAATGCTCATTGTCTTTATAACACAAAGAGCTCTTAGCCAAGTTTCCCTTGTATATTTGTCCAGCTGTTCTCATATGAAAATTGTTTATTCTCAGGGggattttctttttgactttccATACTGCACATCTCTTATAGTTCCAGATAATATAGGTCCTCAAAGAATGCTTCTTAAGTTGGTTgcaaaaatttcaattaaattaaattcaacatGTATAGAGTGATTACTATAATAAACAAGTCATTGGGTCAGAATTGAGTCGAGAGTAGCTCACAGTCAGGCGAGGGTTGGGAAGCAAGCTTCatagataaataagaaataatcctAATGTAGCTACCAACTTAGAGAGTAAAATAACTTACACAAATGTATATGGAACAGCTCAGACCAAGTTAAATATCAAAATAGAACTATAAGCGAGTTTTATGGGAACACAAAGAAGAACATAACTTGTAAGACTAGGGGAagacatttcaaagaaatgacaTTTCGTGTGATTCTTGAAGGATAAATTAGATTTCagtaaacagaaaatatttttgtaagtttttttagGCTGAAGGAGGATCATGATTAAAGGTAAAAGCATGGAAGTTTCAAAATATAGGCATATTTAAGGAATGGAGAGGAAGCCAGGGCATCCAGCCAGTCTGGATGCATGCTAGGATAGGAAGAGGAGTTAGGAGTTTCAGGTTGTAACTGGTTCTGCTTCTGCCCCCTCTATTTTGATGACACCAATCTCTCACCAAGATCAGACTCATCTCCCAATCACCAAATCAAAAGCACATTTGTCAATTATTATCTTAATTAACTATATTATATAGAATTATTGACCACACACTGTAACTCATTGCCTTATCAGACCTCTGTGATAACATTTTTTGTATCTacatctcttcctcttcccccaccccatggcATGTTTTGTATCagattttcctttccttgcaAATACACATTTGTTGAAATAGTGTATCCTTCAGTACATTTACAAAATCATgacactttgttttaaaaactaactgctaatttttaaaaggattttccCAATATTTAGCTAGTAATTTTCCATATTCCCTTGCAATCAGCTGCTCTTATAAACTAATGAGACtgtgcttaatttttatttatttttaaaatggtataaaCCTCACTGAAATTCTCTGGAATATTTTCATGTAGGTGAGAAAATTCTGTTtccaggtttttaattttttttaatgtttttatttatttttgagagagagagaaagagagatactgACAGTGaaggaggggtacagagagagggagacacagaatccgaagcaggctccaggctccgtgctgtcagcacagatccccacacgggacttgaacccatgaaccatgagatcatgacctgaactgaagtcagacgcttaact
Coding sequences within:
- the LOC115524084 gene encoding olfactory receptor 5K4-like; this translates as MANENNSLTTEFILIGFTDHPVLKILLFLVFFAIYLITMVGNLGLVALISMEHRLHTPMYIFLGNLALMDSCCSCAIIPKMLENFFSEGKMISLYECMAQFYFLCLAETANCFLLATMAYDRYVAICSPLQYHTMMSKKLCIQMTIGTFIASNLHSMIHVGLLLRLTFCRSNQIDHFFCDILPLYRLSCTDPYINELMIYIFSMPIQIFTIATVLFSYICILFTIFKMTSKEGRGKAFSTCASHFLSVSIFYICLLMYFRPFEEGDKDIPVAIFYTIVIPLLNPFIYSLRNKEVINGLKKCMKNYNIVK